One Streptomyces sp. NBC_00102 DNA segment encodes these proteins:
- a CDS encoding PotD/PotF family extracellular solute-binding protein, which translates to MDRYEPEGQGAALGAALRRTLTNGRGALTRRSLLRASGMGALALGGIGALSACGIPPAKREGDDGAASDDRSAREKTVAFSNWTEYMDTGDDEKSHPTLDAFRRRTGITVKYTEDINDNVEFFGKIKPQLAAGQNTGRDLICVTDWLAARLVRLGWAQKLDPAHLPHAYANLSAQFRTPAWDPGRAYSYPWTGIPTVIAYNIKATGGRKVDSVTQLLDDPKLKGRVAFLSEMRDSVGMTLLDLGKDPASFTDADYDEAIGRMQKGVDTHQIRRFTGNDYTADLSKGDIAACVAWAGDIIQLQADNPDIRYTIPSAGYITSTDNLLVPAGATHKANAEKLIDYYYEPPVAAQLAAYINYVCPVDGVRDELAKIDPAMAANLLILPDKAMASKSREFRSLSTEEETAYEEKFAKLIGA; encoded by the coding sequence ATGGACCGTTACGAGCCGGAGGGCCAGGGCGCCGCCCTGGGCGCGGCCCTGCGCCGCACCCTCACCAACGGCCGGGGAGCCCTCACCAGGCGTTCGCTCCTGCGCGCGTCCGGCATGGGCGCCCTCGCCCTCGGCGGGATCGGCGCGCTGAGTGCCTGCGGCATCCCGCCGGCCAAGCGCGAGGGAGACGACGGGGCGGCGTCCGACGACCGCTCGGCCCGGGAGAAGACGGTCGCCTTCTCCAACTGGACCGAGTACATGGACACCGGCGACGACGAGAAGAGCCACCCCACCCTCGACGCGTTCCGGCGCCGTACCGGGATCACGGTCAAGTACACCGAGGACATCAACGACAACGTCGAGTTCTTCGGGAAGATCAAGCCCCAGCTGGCCGCCGGCCAGAACACCGGCCGCGACCTCATCTGCGTCACCGACTGGCTCGCCGCCCGCCTCGTCCGGCTCGGCTGGGCGCAGAAACTCGACCCCGCCCACCTGCCCCACGCCTACGCGAACCTGTCCGCGCAGTTCCGCACCCCCGCCTGGGACCCGGGCCGTGCCTACTCGTACCCATGGACCGGCATCCCCACCGTCATCGCCTACAACATCAAGGCGACGGGCGGCCGGAAGGTCGACTCGGTCACCCAGCTCCTCGACGACCCCAAGCTCAAGGGGAGGGTCGCCTTCCTCTCCGAGATGCGCGACTCGGTCGGTATGACCCTCCTCGACCTGGGCAAGGACCCCGCCTCCTTCACCGACGCCGACTACGACGAGGCGATCGGCCGGATGCAGAAGGGCGTCGACACCCACCAGATACGCCGCTTCACCGGCAACGACTACACCGCCGACCTCAGCAAGGGCGACATCGCGGCCTGCGTCGCCTGGGCAGGCGACATCATCCAGCTCCAGGCCGACAACCCGGACATCCGGTACACCATTCCCTCGGCCGGCTACATCACGTCGACCGACAACCTGCTGGTGCCGGCGGGGGCCACGCACAAGGCCAACGCCGAGAAACTTATCGACTACTACTACGAACCCCCGGTAGCCGCCCAGCTCGCCGCCTACATCAACTACGTCTGCCCGGTGGACGGCGTACGCGACGAGCTCGCCAAGATCGACCCGGCGATGGCCGCCAACCTCCTGATCCTCCCCGACAAGGCGATGGCGTCGAAGTCCCGCGAATTCCGCTCGCTGAGCACCGAAGAGGAGACGGCGTACGAGGAGAAGTTCGCCAAACTCATCGGCGCCTGA
- a CDS encoding ABC transporter permease encodes MPVVRMLRRHLVVIAGLLTLAYMIVPNVVVMVFSFNDPKGRFNYSWQRFSLDAWKDPCGVADLCGSLSLSLQLAAWATLGATVLGTMIAFALVRYRFRARGTVNSLIFLPMAMPEVVMAASLLTLFLNMGAQLGFWTILIAHVMFCLSFVVTAVKARVMSMDPRLEEAARDLYAGPAQTFLRVTLPIAAPGIAAGALLAFALSFDDFIITNFTAGSTVTFPMYVWGSAQRGTPVQINVIGTAMFIIAVGAVVIGRLVADRRKNKSPF; translated from the coding sequence ATGCCCGTAGTACGCATGCTCCGACGCCATCTCGTCGTGATCGCGGGGCTGCTGACCCTCGCCTACATGATCGTCCCGAACGTCGTGGTGATGGTCTTCTCCTTCAACGACCCCAAGGGCCGCTTCAACTACTCCTGGCAGCGGTTCTCCCTGGACGCCTGGAAGGACCCCTGCGGCGTCGCGGACCTCTGCGGCAGCCTCTCGCTCTCCCTCCAGCTCGCCGCCTGGGCCACCCTCGGCGCCACCGTGCTCGGCACGATGATCGCCTTCGCCCTCGTCCGCTACCGCTTCCGGGCGCGCGGGACGGTCAACTCGCTGATCTTCCTGCCGATGGCCATGCCCGAGGTCGTCATGGCCGCCTCGCTCCTCACGCTCTTCCTCAACATGGGTGCCCAGCTGGGCTTCTGGACGATCCTCATCGCCCACGTCATGTTCTGCCTCAGCTTCGTCGTCACGGCCGTCAAGGCGCGCGTGATGTCGATGGACCCCCGGCTCGAGGAAGCCGCGCGCGATCTCTACGCGGGACCCGCGCAGACCTTTCTGCGGGTGACCCTGCCGATCGCCGCCCCGGGAATCGCCGCGGGAGCGCTCCTCGCCTTCGCGCTCTCCTTCGACGATTTCATCATCACCAATTTCACCGCCGGTTCCACGGTGACCTTCCCCATGTACGTCTGGGGATCGGCGCAGCGCGGCACGCCGGTGCAGATCAACGTCATCGGCACCGCGATGTTCATCATCGCTGTGGGGGCGGTCGTCATCGGCCGTCTCGTCGCCGACCGGCGGAAGAACAAATCCCCTTTCTGA
- a CDS encoding glycerophosphodiester phosphodiesterase: MAHTVTAVGHRGDPYRVRENTLSSIRSALERGADAVEIDVRVTRDGVPVLLHDATLERLWGIDRRVDALDHAELAERTGGGVPTLHEALAAFGPHRVMVDLPGSTDASVRTIVGTVRECGAGERAYYCAGPDAMLRVRAEDPSAEIALTWTTLAPPRPGLLAAIGPRWLNYRFGLVTSELADRVHRDGLLVSAWTADTGRTMRRLISRGVDSITTNRIDVLRRLLADSRSGTGG; encoded by the coding sequence ATGGCACACACCGTCACCGCCGTGGGGCATCGCGGAGATCCCTACCGCGTCCGCGAGAACACGCTGTCCTCGATCCGGTCCGCCCTCGAACGGGGGGCGGACGCGGTCGAGATCGACGTACGGGTGACCCGGGACGGGGTCCCCGTACTGCTCCACGACGCCACGCTCGAACGGCTCTGGGGCATCGACCGCCGCGTGGACGCCCTCGACCACGCCGAGTTGGCGGAGCGCACCGGCGGCGGGGTACCGACGCTGCACGAGGCGCTGGCCGCGTTCGGCCCGCACCGGGTGATGGTGGACCTGCCCGGCTCCACCGACGCCTCGGTGCGGACGATCGTGGGCACGGTGCGCGAGTGCGGGGCGGGTGAGCGCGCGTACTACTGCGCCGGCCCCGACGCGATGCTGCGGGTACGCGCCGAGGACCCCTCGGCCGAGATCGCCCTGACCTGGACGACCCTCGCCCCTCCCCGTCCCGGACTCCTCGCCGCGATCGGCCCGCGCTGGCTGAACTACCGCTTCGGGCTGGTGACTTCGGAACTGGCGGACCGCGTCCACCGGGACGGGCTGCTCGTCTCCGCCTGGACGGCGGACACCGGCCGCACCATGCGGCGGCTGATCTCCCGCGGGGTCGACTCGATCACCACCAACCGGATCGACGTCCTGCGCCGCCTCCTCGCCGACTCCCGCTCAGGAACGGGCGGTTGA
- a CDS encoding DUF4190 domain-containing protein, producing the protein MPENTEPSRDPWAAPDRGVDLGKQGGDVRPPVHDQPTITSGPGFEQTGPGFEETVPGFEQTRPGPWAAPAAQGFGPPPAQGGYGPGPSEMPPPPVSPNGPGQPPMGQYGYPAAPQPPQYPVYAGYDMYGGQGAWAPVPSNGMGVTALVLGIVSIPLFFLYGIVSIVLGVLALIFGILGRKRAQRGEASNGGMALAGIITGSVGILVGAVVIGFIVWALTTLGDEIDEDDGSYDDPFATSLVIDRG; encoded by the coding sequence ATGCCAGAGAACACCGAGCCGTCCCGCGATCCCTGGGCGGCGCCGGACCGCGGGGTCGACCTGGGCAAGCAGGGCGGGGACGTCCGTCCGCCGGTCCACGACCAGCCGACCATCACATCGGGGCCGGGCTTCGAGCAGACGGGGCCGGGCTTCGAGGAGACCGTGCCCGGTTTCGAGCAGACGCGGCCGGGCCCCTGGGCGGCCCCGGCGGCGCAAGGCTTCGGACCCCCGCCCGCGCAGGGCGGCTACGGGCCCGGCCCTTCCGAGATGCCCCCGCCACCGGTTTCCCCGAACGGCCCGGGGCAGCCGCCGATGGGCCAGTACGGCTACCCGGCCGCGCCGCAGCCCCCGCAGTATCCCGTGTACGCCGGCTACGACATGTACGGCGGCCAGGGGGCCTGGGCACCCGTGCCGTCGAACGGGATGGGCGTCACCGCCCTGGTGCTGGGCATCGTCTCGATCCCCCTGTTCTTCCTGTACGGGATCGTGAGCATCGTCCTGGGGGTGCTGGCCCTGATCTTCGGCATCCTGGGCCGCAAGCGCGCGCAGCGGGGCGAGGCCAGCAACGGCGGCATGGCACTCGCCGGGATCATCACCGGGTCGGTCGGCATTCTCGTCGGCGCGGTGGTCATCGGCTTCATCGTCTGGGCCCTGACCACGCTCGGGGACGAGATCGACGAGGACGACGGTTCGTACGACGACCCGTTCGCGACCTCGCTGGTGATCGACCGGGGCTGA
- a CDS encoding adenosine deaminase: MTDLRPFIAGLPKAELHVHHVGSASPRIVAELAAHHPDSKVPSDPEALADFFTFTDFGHFIDVYLSVVDLVRTPEDVRLLTYEVARDMARQNIRYAELTVTPYSSVRRGIPEQGFMEAIEDARKAAEAEFGTVLRWCFDIPGEAGLVSAEETARLALDLRPEGLVSFGLGGPEVGVDRPQFKPYFDRAIAAGLHSVPHAGETTGPQTVWDALTALRAERIGHGTTSVQDPALLQHLAERRIPLEVCPTSNIATRAVADLDAHPIKEMVAAGVLVTVSSDDPPMFGTDLNNEYAVAARLLELDERGIAELAKNSVEASFMEPAGKRKLAAEIDTYTAQWLATLDH, from the coding sequence ATGACCGACCTCCGTCCCTTCATCGCGGGACTGCCCAAGGCCGAACTCCACGTGCACCACGTCGGCTCGGCCTCCCCCCGCATCGTGGCGGAACTGGCAGCTCACCATCCGGACTCCAAGGTGCCCAGCGACCCCGAGGCACTGGCCGACTTCTTCACCTTCACGGACTTCGGCCACTTCATCGACGTGTACCTCTCGGTGGTGGACCTGGTCCGCACCCCGGAGGACGTACGGCTGCTCACGTACGAGGTCGCCCGTGACATGGCCCGGCAGAACATCCGGTACGCCGAACTGACCGTGACCCCGTACAGCTCGGTGAGGCGGGGCATCCCCGAGCAGGGCTTCATGGAGGCGATAGAGGACGCCCGCAAGGCGGCCGAGGCGGAGTTCGGCACGGTGCTGCGCTGGTGCTTCGACATCCCCGGGGAGGCGGGGCTCGTGTCCGCCGAGGAGACCGCGCGGCTGGCCCTGGACCTGCGGCCCGAGGGGCTGGTCTCGTTCGGGCTGGGCGGCCCGGAGGTGGGCGTGGACCGTCCGCAGTTCAAGCCGTACTTCGACCGCGCCATCGCCGCCGGACTGCACTCGGTGCCGCACGCCGGTGAGACCACGGGCCCGCAGACGGTGTGGGACGCGCTGACGGCGCTGCGCGCCGAGCGCATCGGGCACGGTACGACGTCGGTGCAGGACCCGGCCCTGCTCCAGCACCTCGCGGAGCGCCGGATCCCGCTGGAGGTCTGCCCGACCTCCAACATCGCGACGCGCGCGGTGGCGGACCTGGACGCCCACCCGATCAAGGAGATGGTGGCGGCCGGTGTGCTGGTCACCGTCAGCAGCGACGACCCGCCGATGTTCGGCACCGACCTGAACAACGAGTACGCGGTGGCGGCCCGGCTGCTGGAGCTCGACGAACGCGGGATCGCGGAGCTGGCGAAGAACTCCGTGGAGGCTTCCTTCATGGAGCCCGCCGGGAAGCGGAAGCTGGCCGCCGAGATCGACACCTACACGGCACAGTGGCTGGCGACGCTCGACCACTGA
- a CDS encoding ABC transporter permease encodes MTTTEAPPAPPEPVPPTTAETRKPSVRRRLVPYWLLLPGIAWLLVFFVLPMVYQASTSVQTGSLEKGYEVTWHLATYWDALSEYWPQFVRSLLYAGTATLLCLLLGYPLAHFIAFRAGRWRNVVLVLVIAPFFTSFLIRTLAWKTILADDGTVVDVLGALHVLDVTSWLGWTQSDRVLATPLAVVCGLTYNFLPFMVLPLYTSLERIDHRLHEAASDLYATPATTFRKVTFPLSMPGVVSGTLLTFIPASGDYVNAELLGSTDTKMVGSVIQSQFLRVLDYPTAAALSFILMAVVLVTVTVYIRRSGTEGLV; translated from the coding sequence ATGACCACCACCGAAGCGCCACCGGCGCCCCCGGAGCCCGTACCGCCGACGACGGCCGAGACCCGGAAGCCCTCCGTCCGCCGGCGCCTGGTGCCGTACTGGCTGCTGCTCCCCGGCATCGCCTGGCTGCTCGTCTTCTTCGTGCTGCCGATGGTCTACCAGGCCTCCACCTCGGTGCAGACCGGCTCGCTGGAGAAGGGGTACGAGGTCACGTGGCACCTGGCCACCTACTGGGACGCGCTGTCCGAGTACTGGCCGCAGTTCGTCCGCTCCCTGCTGTACGCGGGCACCGCCACCCTGCTCTGCCTGCTGCTCGGCTACCCGCTCGCCCACTTCATCGCCTTCCGGGCGGGCCGCTGGCGCAACGTGGTGCTGGTCCTCGTCATCGCCCCGTTCTTCACCAGCTTCCTGATCCGCACACTGGCCTGGAAGACGATCCTGGCCGACGACGGCACGGTCGTGGACGTACTCGGTGCCCTCCACGTCCTGGACGTCACCAGCTGGCTCGGCTGGACCCAGTCCGACCGGGTGCTCGCCACCCCGCTGGCCGTCGTCTGCGGGCTGACGTACAACTTCCTGCCGTTCATGGTGCTGCCGCTCTACACCTCGCTGGAACGCATCGACCACCGGCTGCACGAGGCCGCGAGCGACCTCTACGCCACCCCTGCCACCACCTTCCGCAAGGTCACCTTCCCGCTGTCCATGCCCGGGGTCGTCTCCGGAACCCTGCTGACCTTCATCCCTGCGAGCGGCGACTACGTCAACGCCGAACTGCTCGGCTCCACCGACACCAAGATGGTCGGCAGCGTCATCCAGTCGCAGTTCCTCCGGGTGCTGGACTACCCGACGGCCGCCGCGCTGTCGTTCATCCTCATGGCCGTCGTCCTGGTCACGGTCACCGTCTACATCCGCCGTTCCGGGACGGAGGGCCTGGTCTGA
- a CDS encoding gamma-aminobutyraldehyde dehydrogenase, which produces MTTEVRRLRNYIDGEFRDAADGRTIDVVNPATEEVYATSPLSGQADVDAAMAAAAAAFPAWRDATPAERQKALLKIADAFEEHAEELIAAESENTGKPLALTRSEEIPPMVDQIRFFAGAARMLEGRSAGEYMEGLTSIVRREPVGVCAQVAPWNYPMMMAVWKFAPALAAGNTVVLKPSDTTPASTVLIAGIIGEILPAGVFNVICGDRETGRAMVEHPTPAMASITGSVRAGTQVAASAAKDVKRVHLELGGKAPVVVFEDVDIDKAVAGISEAGYFNAGQDCTAATRVLVHESVHDAFVAALAAAAKETKTGLPDDEDVLYGPLNNANQLAQVSGFIDRLPAHATVEAGGHRVGDKGYFWAPTVVSGLRQDDEIIQNEVFGPVITVQSFTDEAQALEFANGVEYALASSVWTKDHARAMRMSKNLDFGCVWINTHIPLVAEMPHGGFKKSGYGKDLSGYGFEDYTRIKHVMTSLEG; this is translated from the coding sequence GTGACCACCGAGGTGCGCCGACTGCGCAACTACATCGACGGGGAATTCCGGGACGCCGCGGACGGGCGGACCATCGACGTGGTCAACCCGGCCACGGAGGAGGTCTACGCGACCTCGCCGCTCTCCGGCCAGGCCGACGTCGACGCCGCCATGGCGGCCGCCGCCGCGGCGTTCCCCGCGTGGCGCGACGCCACGCCCGCCGAGCGGCAGAAGGCCCTGCTCAAGATCGCCGACGCGTTCGAGGAGCACGCGGAGGAGCTGATCGCGGCGGAGTCGGAGAACACCGGCAAACCGCTGGCGCTCACCCGCAGCGAGGAGATCCCCCCGATGGTGGATCAGATCCGCTTCTTCGCGGGTGCCGCCCGGATGCTGGAGGGGCGCTCCGCCGGCGAGTACATGGAGGGCCTCACCTCGATCGTCCGGCGCGAGCCGGTCGGTGTCTGCGCCCAGGTCGCGCCGTGGAACTACCCGATGATGATGGCGGTCTGGAAGTTCGCCCCGGCCCTGGCGGCGGGGAACACCGTCGTCCTCAAGCCGTCCGACACCACTCCCGCCTCGACCGTCCTGATCGCCGGCATCATCGGCGAGATCCTCCCCGCCGGCGTCTTCAACGTCATCTGCGGCGACCGCGAGACCGGTCGCGCGATGGTGGAGCACCCGACCCCTGCGATGGCCTCGATCACCGGTTCCGTACGGGCCGGTACGCAGGTCGCCGCGTCGGCGGCCAAGGACGTCAAGCGTGTCCACCTGGAGCTCGGCGGCAAGGCGCCCGTCGTGGTCTTCGAGGACGTGGACATCGACAAGGCGGTGGCCGGAATCTCCGAGGCGGGTTACTTCAACGCCGGCCAGGACTGTACGGCGGCTACCCGGGTGCTGGTGCACGAGTCGGTGCACGACGCGTTCGTCGCGGCGCTGGCGGCGGCGGCCAAGGAGACGAAGACGGGCCTGCCGGACGACGAGGACGTGCTCTACGGCCCGCTCAACAACGCCAACCAGCTCGCCCAGGTCAGCGGGTTCATCGACCGCCTCCCGGCGCACGCGACCGTCGAGGCGGGCGGCCACCGGGTCGGTGACAAGGGCTACTTCTGGGCGCCGACCGTCGTCTCCGGCCTGCGCCAGGACGACGAGATCATCCAGAACGAGGTCTTCGGCCCCGTCATCACCGTGCAGTCCTTCACCGACGAGGCCCAGGCCCTGGAGTTCGCCAACGGCGTCGAGTACGCGCTCGCCTCCTCGGTATGGACCAAGGACCACGCCCGCGCGATGCGGATGTCGAAGAACCTCGACTTCGGCTGCGTCTGGATCAACACCCATATCCCGCTGGTCGCCGAGATGCCGCACGGCGGCTTCAAGAAGTCCGGCTACGGCAAGGACCTTTCGGGGTACGGCTTCGAGGACTACACCCGCATCAAGCACGTCATGACCTCGCTCGAAGGCTGA
- a CDS encoding NADAR family protein, whose amino-acid sequence MESRESRDGTRMTDGPGADGPERRGYPDPAELTRRLLEATATGERVKYLLFWGHRPLPDGRLGASCLSQWWPSPFTVDEVTYSSAEHWMMAGKARLFGDAEAELAAREARTPAAAKKAGRLVRGFDEDVWARERFGLVVAGSVHKFGQDPELRAYLLATGNRVLVEASPLDRIWGIGLAKDDERAEEPRRWRGLNLLGFALMEARERLRNGAPGPV is encoded by the coding sequence ATGGAGAGCAGAGAGAGCAGGGACGGCACCCGGATGACGGACGGACCGGGCGCGGACGGACCGGAACGCCGCGGGTACCCGGATCCCGCGGAGCTGACGCGACGGCTCCTGGAGGCGACCGCGACGGGCGAGCGGGTCAAGTACCTCCTCTTCTGGGGCCACCGCCCCCTCCCGGACGGCCGGCTGGGCGCGTCCTGCCTCAGTCAGTGGTGGCCGTCGCCGTTCACCGTCGACGAGGTGACGTACTCCTCGGCCGAGCACTGGATGATGGCCGGCAAGGCGCGCCTGTTCGGTGACGCCGAGGCGGAACTGGCCGCGCGGGAGGCCCGTACTCCGGCCGCCGCGAAGAAGGCGGGGCGCCTGGTCCGGGGCTTCGACGAGGACGTCTGGGCGCGGGAGCGCTTCGGCCTGGTGGTGGCGGGCAGCGTGCACAAGTTCGGGCAGGACCCGGAGCTGCGCGCGTATCTGCTCGCCACCGGGAACCGTGTCCTGGTGGAGGCGAGTCCGCTCGACCGGATCTGGGGCATCGGGCTGGCGAAGGACGACGAGCGGGCCGAGGAACCCCGGCGGTGGCGGGGGCTGAACCTGCTGGGCTTCGCGCTGATGGAGGCGCGGGAACGACTCCGGAACGGGGCGCCCGGGCCCGTCTGA
- a CDS encoding gamma-aminobutyraldehyde dehydrogenase, translated as MPSASPLRDRFADGAQYIGGKLRPGTSGRFQDVVDPATGATLLTYELASTADVDDAVAAACAAFPGWSRATPAERSEALQRFAAVLAARADAFARTESVQCGKPIKLVTGFDVPGTVDNTAFFAGAARHLEGKSAGEYSGDHTSYVRREALGVVGSIAPWNYPLQMAAWKILPAIAAGNTIVLKPAEITPLTALMFAQAATEAGIPDGVVNIVSGTGPVAGEHLVSHPDVVMTSFTGSTAVGQRVAALAAATVKRLHLELGGKAPFLVFDDADLEAAVHGAVAAALINTGQDCTAATRAYVQRPLYEAFVTGVAALMETVRLGDPGDPHTDLGPLVSHAQRDRVAGFVERARATATVVTGGRAPGGALADGAYYRPTLITGADRNSEIVTAEVFGPVLVALPFDTDDEGLRLADDTPYGLAASAWTRDLYRAGRATRELRAGCVWINDHIPVISDMPHGGYGASGFGKDMSSYSFEEYTQIKHVMYDNTAVARKDWHRTIFGDR; from the coding sequence ATGCCCAGCGCCTCCCCCCTGCGCGACCGTTTCGCGGACGGTGCCCAGTACATCGGCGGGAAGCTGCGCCCGGGAACCTCCGGCCGGTTCCAGGACGTGGTCGATCCGGCGACGGGCGCGACCCTGCTGACCTACGAACTGGCCTCCACCGCCGACGTGGACGACGCCGTCGCCGCCGCGTGCGCCGCCTTCCCCGGGTGGTCCCGGGCCACCCCGGCCGAACGTTCCGAGGCGCTCCAGCGGTTCGCGGCCGTACTCGCCGCGCGGGCCGACGCGTTCGCCCGGACCGAATCGGTCCAGTGCGGCAAGCCGATCAAGCTCGTCACCGGCTTCGACGTGCCCGGCACCGTCGACAACACCGCCTTCTTCGCCGGGGCCGCCCGCCACCTGGAGGGGAAGTCCGCCGGGGAGTACTCCGGCGACCACACCTCGTACGTACGCCGCGAGGCCCTCGGTGTCGTCGGCTCGATCGCGCCCTGGAACTACCCGCTGCAGATGGCCGCGTGGAAGATCCTCCCGGCGATCGCGGCGGGCAACACCATCGTGCTGAAACCTGCCGAGATCACCCCGCTGACCGCCCTGATGTTCGCCCAGGCCGCGACGGAAGCCGGAATTCCGGACGGGGTCGTCAACATCGTCAGCGGCACCGGTCCGGTCGCCGGCGAACATCTGGTGAGCCATCCCGACGTGGTGATGACCTCCTTCACCGGCTCCACCGCCGTCGGCCAACGGGTCGCCGCCCTCGCTGCCGCCACCGTCAAGCGCCTCCACCTCGAACTCGGCGGCAAGGCACCGTTCCTGGTCTTCGACGACGCCGACCTCGAAGCGGCGGTGCACGGAGCGGTCGCCGCGGCCCTCATCAACACCGGCCAGGACTGCACCGCCGCCACCCGCGCCTACGTCCAGCGCCCGCTGTACGAGGCCTTCGTGACCGGCGTCGCCGCACTGATGGAGACCGTCCGCCTCGGCGACCCCGGCGACCCGCACACCGATCTCGGGCCGCTGGTCAGCCACGCCCAGCGTGACCGGGTCGCCGGTTTCGTGGAGCGGGCCAGGGCGACCGCCACCGTCGTCACCGGCGGCCGGGCCCCGGGCGGGGCGCTCGCCGACGGCGCCTACTACCGGCCGACCCTGATCACCGGCGCCGACCGGAACAGTGAGATCGTCACCGCCGAGGTCTTCGGGCCGGTACTGGTGGCCCTGCCCTTCGACACCGACGACGAGGGACTCCGGCTCGCCGACGACACCCCCTACGGCCTGGCCGCGTCCGCCTGGACCCGGGACCTCTACCGCGCCGGCCGGGCCACCCGTGAACTGCGGGCCGGCTGCGTCTGGATCAACGACCACATCCCGGTCATCAGCGACATGCCGCACGGCGGGTACGGTGCCAGCGGCTTCGGCAAAGACATGTCGTCGTACTCCTTCGAGGAGTACACGCAGATCAAGCACGTCATGTACGACAACACCGCGGTCGCCCGGAAGGACTGGCACCGCACGATCTTCGGGGACCGATAG
- a CDS encoding ABC transporter ATP-binding protein, producing the protein MTRQQTSDGDVRLTGISKTFGSFTAVHPLDLTVPEGSFFALLGASGCGKTTTLRMIAGLEEATTGTVHLGGRDVTGLPPHKRPVNTVFQSYALFPHLDVTENVAFGLRRRGIKSVKKQVDEMLGLVQLGDLARRKPHQLSGGQQQRVAVARALINHPRVLLLDEPLAALDLKLRRSMQMELKRIQTEVGITFVHVTHDQEEAMTMADTVAVMNAGRVEQLGAPADLYENPRTTFVANFLGTSNLIEGEILATGTDLVVTAGGGRFTLPASRCAAPATTGGRLLVGVRPEKMSLTHADDADSIPDGRNRVAGRIADSSFIGVSTQYLVESPAGPALQVYQQNIERDGRLVPGAEVVLHWNPAHTFALDAAQSVLAGTTADDGTPTAKDAP; encoded by the coding sequence ATGACACGACAGCAGACCTCGGACGGAGACGTCCGCCTCACCGGGATCAGCAAGACCTTCGGCTCCTTCACCGCCGTGCACCCGCTCGACCTCACCGTTCCCGAGGGCTCCTTCTTCGCCCTCCTGGGCGCCTCGGGCTGCGGGAAGACCACCACCCTGCGGATGATCGCGGGGCTGGAGGAGGCCACCACCGGCACCGTCCACCTCGGCGGGCGGGACGTCACCGGGCTGCCCCCGCACAAGCGCCCCGTGAACACCGTCTTCCAGAGCTACGCGCTCTTCCCGCACCTGGACGTCACCGAGAACGTCGCCTTCGGACTGCGCCGACGAGGCATCAAGTCCGTCAAGAAGCAGGTCGACGAGATGCTCGGACTCGTCCAGCTCGGCGACCTCGCCCGCCGCAAGCCGCACCAGCTCTCCGGCGGCCAGCAGCAGCGCGTCGCCGTCGCCCGCGCGCTCATCAACCACCCGCGGGTGCTGCTCCTCGACGAGCCGCTCGCCGCCCTCGACCTCAAACTGCGCCGCAGCATGCAGATGGAGCTCAAGCGCATCCAGACCGAGGTCGGCATCACCTTCGTGCACGTCACCCACGACCAGGAGGAGGCCATGACCATGGCCGACACCGTCGCGGTGATGAACGCCGGACGGGTCGAACAACTCGGCGCCCCCGCCGACCTGTACGAGAACCCGCGCACCACCTTCGTCGCCAACTTCCTCGGCACCTCGAACCTCATCGAGGGCGAGATACTCGCCACCGGCACCGACCTCGTCGTCACGGCCGGCGGCGGACGGTTCACGCTGCCCGCATCCCGTTGCGCAGCCCCCGCCACCACCGGCGGGCGGCTCCTGGTCGGCGTCAGGCCGGAGAAGATGTCGCTCACCCACGCCGACGACGCCGACTCGATACCCGACGGCCGCAACCGCGTCGCCGGACGCATCGCCGACTCCAGCTTCATCGGCGTCTCCACGCAGTACCTGGTGGAGAGCCCGGCCGGTCCCGCGCTCCAGGTCTACCAGCAGAACATCGAACGCGACGGCCGCCTGGTGCCCGGCGCCGAGGTGGTCCTGCACTGGAACCCGGCCCACACCTTCGCGCTCGACGCGGCGCAGTCGGTGCTCGCCGGGACAACCGCCGACGACGGCACCCCGACGGCCAAGGACGCGCCATGA